The nucleotide window CTATAATCAATTCAGGATTGCTGTCATCTCTGTATCCTATGTCTTTTAATGTTTCCTCTATAACATTTCTGTACTTTGTATCTCCTACAATTTTATATCTGAAAAAGCCCTGTTTGCAATAAAGATTCGCTAAATTTGCAGCATCTTTATAGCCTCTTACAAAAGAATCGGATTTTTTAAAATATTCGTATGCTTTTCTGTATTTTTCTTTTTGACTGTTTTCTTTTAAAGTTTCTTTTCCCATTTCATAATATTTTTCCGCATCTATTAAGTCAGCTTTATTTTTATTTTCAGTATATTTATCATAAGAATTTCGGTAATTTTTTTCATAATTTTTGTATGTTTCCGAAACTTGAAAATACGATTTTTCGGCTTTTCTGTATTCTTTCATTTCTTCGTATTTTTCAGCTATTTTTATAAGATTGTCAGCTTTTGTTTTGAGAGAACTTTCATAAATTCTTTCATATTTGGAAAATTTCATTTTATTCATTCGACTTAAAATCTGTGAAAAACCGTCATAATTTCCCAACTCTTCGGCTGCTTTATCATATAACCCCGAATCGAAATAATCTCTGTATTTTTTCAAGATTAATTTATTTGCTTTACTGTAGAAATCCTCCCCTTTATATTTTGAAGTAAAATCGGTAAATCCTTTTGTATAATTCCTTTCTTCGAGCATTATATAAATTTTAAATAAATTTATATTCGCATTTATTTTCTGTTCCTCATTCCCGAAATTTGAAGCCATATCGCTGTAATATTCCGTAATTTTAGAAAATTTTGATACAATCTCGTCTTTTACTTTGGAATTTACTTTTTTTATCCTGTTTTCATTTTTATCAAAATATTTTAAAGTAGTTTCAATACTTTGGATATACTGCCCTTTTTCATATTCTTTCTGTGCCTTTTCCAAATCACATGATATCACTGCTAATATCAGTAATATAAATAATATTGCTTTTTTCATTTTAATTTCACAGAATTATTCTGAATAAGTTATTGATTATTTTATATGTATTTATGTTATTTATATCTCTACAAATCATACTTCGATATCTTAATTTCAGTAAATAACTCTATTTAATTCACGTCCTTTCAATTTTTGTTTTTATTGACGACGAATTTTATCACAACTGATTTTATTTTTGAAATAGAATTTTATTAGAGATAAGTTATTTGTAGATACAGGATTTTTTCTTTTAAAACACTATATCTTCTATCGGATAAATCACAAATACAAGTATTTCCATAATTATAGTCAAAATACAAAATATTGTCTTAATTTTAACACCTGATTTTCTAAGACTGAAAATTACCATCTTTGATATAAAAATTATTATAAAAATAGTCAAGATTAAAGCTATTGTTATATATCCCGATGAAAATAAATGATATTCGTTAAACAGTGTCCAATACCATAAAAACCATGAAAATAATGCAACTATACCTGCAGAAATCAAATTTTCCCAAAATATAAACGAACTTAATTCAAATTTTATTTTTATCAGACTTCTCCATTTAAAAATTTCCCATATTAAAATTGCTGTCGTTATAATTAAAGTCATTATTTTTATATCTTCCATCATTTCCGACCTTTCTTTTTAGAAATTTGTTTTTTTAATTTTAGCATAGTTATATTATTTTTACAAAAAAATCAACCTTTAGATTTTACATCGAAAAAATGTGTCAGTGAGCATTATGAAAACATCCTTTTTATTTTCACAGCTCACGTACATTTTTGAATATGTAAAATTTAAGGTTGAAAAAGAGGGCTTAGGGGAATAATTCCCCTAAAAAGTCTTACTTCACTTCAATCAATAAACTTGTATCTTCCACATATTTTTTCTCTCTGTCCACAAAAGCTTTTCCTCTTATAGACCAAAGTCCTTTATGTGGAAAAGATAACACAAAATATCCGTTATCGTCAGTATAAGTAGACATACTTACTTTTTCATTCTGTAATTTTCCTGTAAATGTTCCCTTACCTGCATCAAGTTTTCCGTTTACATAATTTACGGAAATATCAGTATTTTTCATAGGATTTCCTTTTTTATCTACAAGACGTCCTTTAAATACGGAATTTACATTTACCATGGAAGGATTTGTGAACGGTATTATTTCATAATATCCGTCTGCTACTCTTTTTTTCCAGTCATCACCTTTGCTTCCTTCTTTTGTTATAACTGTTTTTACTATTCCGTTAAATGAATAAGAAATGCTGTCATCTACAGTCAGACCCGGAACTGCGATTATAACCCAGTCTCCTGCTCCTTTTAACTCACTGTCAATAACAAAGTCCAATGTTCTTCCCAAAGCTTTGTCAGTTTTAAGCTGTCCTTCTTTTACTTTTGCAGTCAGGTCTATTTTTTGTCCGTCATGCACTGCAAATACTTTTTCGGCTAAATGAGTTTTTTCTTTTACTTTTCCCACAGGAATAGGTTTATCTTCTCCGCCGTGATAAGGATGTCCGAAAATTACTTTAAACGGTACTGATGATTTACCTGTTACATTTAAAGTATCAGTGTAAATAAACTGATTATGTGCGTACAAATTCACTGTTGCTGCAGTTAATACAGCTAAAACTCCTAAAAATTTCTTCATTGAAATTACCTCCTGTTTTTTGTTTTTTATATATTAATAATTAATATAACGTATCAAACCCCGGTTATTTCTGTGTCATTTTTTCTTTCCATTCTCCAAGATAATCGGCTTTCTGAACATTCTCTTCCCATTTGCTCATTTCACTTTCTTCGAGTTTAGGACCTTTTTTTGATGTAACATGTCCCGGTCCTCCGTTAAATATAACTTCATATTTTGCAGCAAGAGGTTTTATAATAGTCATCGAGCTTTTATCATCAAACTTCCCTTTAAATATAATAAGTTTTCCTTCATAAGTATCTTCAGGTCCGTTATAAGCTTTGTCTTTAACGATTATCAGCTCCATTCCGTCAGCTTTTTCACCGTTGGAAAATCCCGCCTCTATATATATCGTCCCGTCTTTATTGTCATCTACTGACAAAAGCGGAGCATGTGCAAAAATCACACTTGATATTAAAAATAAACATATTAACATAATTTTTTTCATTATTCTCACCGTTCCTTTTCCGATTTTTTATTTTAATGCTTTAGCCAATTTATCCAGATTTTCTTTCATTCCTTTTAAATATCCGTCAGGATCCATTTTTTCGTTCAATTCTCTCGGAATATTGAAAGTATCCAAAACTATGAACTTTCCGCCTTTTTTTTCTATTTCGGAAATAACTTCTTTTTTCAGCCATTTATCCGAAACTATTATTTTGGAACCGCTTTCTTTCATTATTTCATCAATATTTTCAGAGGTCATCTGACTGAACTCCACATGATTGGCAAAAATATTCAGTTCATTAAAAAGATAATCCAAATTTTCAGTTAAAGCTGTTACAGATAAAGATTTTGCGTTCAATGTTTCTCTCAGATAATTATTTTCCAAGTCTTTCAATTCTTCGGTAAACTTTTTCAAATTAGTTGTAATAACTTTTTCATTTTTCGGGAACAGTCTTGTCAAGTCGGCAGCTATTATATCAGCCATTTTTATGGTGTTCTGAAGACTCATCCAAACATAAGGATTTCTTTCTCCGTTTTTATAATTCAACAATGACAATGCCGAATAATCATCTCCCGAAAAGGAATAACTTGCATCAATCTCGATTATTTTTATATTCTGTCTTCTCGTATATTCGTACAGATAGTCATTTTCCCATACTTTTGCCACATCTATTACAGCCACTGCATTTTTAGCAACCGTTAAATCAAGATCTTTATTATCAAAAGCGGATTTTCCGTAATCCATGGAAACATCCGAATCAAATATCGAATACACTTCTATATCGGTATTTTTCGTTATATTTTGAGCTATGGAATAAACCGACTGAATAGAAGTCAAAACTTTTTCTTTTCCGTATAAAATATTGACTGTCAATAAAATCATTAAAATTATTGTTTTTTTCAATGTTTTCTCCTTTCAATTCAAAGACTTAATCTCCTTCGCTGAATTTTCTGCTTATATTTTTTATAATCATCGTTATGAAAAATATACACGATGCAGTCAAAATTATCGCTCCGCCTGAAGGTATGGAAATATTAAAATGTAACGGTACCAAAACTCCCAACACGCAGCTTATCAGCGAAAAAAAGATACTGTAAAAAAAGAAACTTTTCATCGACTTTGATAAATTTTTTGCCGAAGCTGCCGGAATCAGCAGCAATGCTTCTACAAGAGCCGCTCCTATTATTTTTACGGATACTATCGTTACCACTGTTATAACAATAATAAATATATATTCAGTAAGTTTTACATTTACTCCTTTTACCGTAGCAATATTGACATTAAAGCTCGAAAGCAGCATCTGATTAAACAGAGGTATCAATACTATTCCTAAAATCAGCATCGTAACAATCAGAACTTTTATATCGAAATCACTGACAGTCAGTATCGATCCGAACATAACATTTTCAAGCATATGAGAGTTCGCTTTTGAAGAAACGAATATAAGAAGAGAGCCTCCCAACGCTATGGATATTGACAAAAATATTCCGATAAGAGTGTCTGTCGACATTTTTGTTCTGTTTTTTGTATAATTTATTAAAAGTCCGAATAGTATACAATAAGTAAACAGCATTACATAAGGGGCGTTATAAGGCTCTCCTACGAGCACTCCTAGAGCAATCCCCGTAAGTGCCGCATGTCCTATCGCTTCTGAAAAAAATGCCATTTTTTTAGTTACTACCATTGTGCCTATTCCGCCTAAAATCGTCCCGATAAACAAAGTACATATAAGCGAATTTATTACAAAAGCATATTTAAAATAATCGGGTAAAATTTGACGATTTACCATATCTATAAAAAAATTTCTTATCAGTTCAAGCATTTTTCCTGCTTTCCTCCGTTTCTGTAAAACTGTTTAGATATTTATGAAAACACAGTAAGTATTTTTTCTTCATCCAGAACTTTTTTCGGATCACCCGAAAACTGTATTTCTTTTTTGATACACGTTACCGTATCCGCCATTTCTATTACCTGCTTCAAATTATGATGTATCCACAAAATAGTTACACCTTTATTTTTCAAGTCTTTTATTACACTTTTAAAATATTCTTCTCCCAATTTGTCTATTCCCGTAAAAGGCTCGTCCAATATGAGCAGATCAGGTTCGGGATGTATCGCCTGAGCCAGTAAAAGTCTTTGTTTTTCCCCTCCCGACAGGTTTCCTACAAGCCTTGTCCTTTTTTCGTACATTCCTATTTTTTTCAGCAAATCATCTATCGTTTTTTTATATTTTCGGGAAATACCTAAAAAACAGGGCTTTTTCTGATAAATTATAGACAGAAAATTTTCCACTGTTATAGGAAGTGTTCTTTCAAAATCCAGAAATTGAGGAACATAACCTATTTTTTTTGTTTTTTCGTAAGATATAAATATTTCTCCTTCATACGGTACCTGTCCTAAAATACTTCTCAAAAGCGAAGTCTTTCCGCCTCCGTTAGGTCCTACAAGACAGTGTATTTTTCCCGGCTCCACAGTCAGATTTATATTTTTTAAAATTTTTGTATTTGACAAAGTCAGTGTCAAGTTTTTAATTTCTATTAATATGCCTGACATATTATTTCCCTTTCGCTTTGGCAACTTCAAGCATTGCATTAGTTAAAGAATCCAAATTATACTGCATAAATTTTTCAAAGCTGTCTTTTGTATACGGACCGCTGCTCATATGAGAAAGACTTTTTATTCTTACTCCTGTAGCCTTCTGAATTGTTGTGGAATATTTATTCTGTACCTGTGCATCTACAAAAAGAACATCTATTTTATCCCTTTTCATAATGTCTATCATTGCTTTTATGTCCGAAGCACTCGGTTCTACACCGTGAGCAGGCTCTATTACGGCTCTTACTTTCAATCCGAACTCTGATAATAAGTAGTCATAACCTGCGTGAGAAGTCGCTATCCTCATATCAAGATTTTTTAAGTGGCTTACTTTTTTGATAGCTGCCGCTTTAAGATTTCTCAATCTTTGAGCATAAGCCTGTGCATTTTTATTATAATAATCTTTATTTGCAGGATCTATTTGTCCCAATTCCTTCGCAATAGTATAAACCTGCTGGATAGAAGTCGTTATCGAAATAAAAGTATGCGGATTTACAATTTTTGTCTTTCCTCTCATCCCCGAAACGGACATTAAAGAAACTCCTTTGTTTGCATTTATTATTTTTACTTTTCCGTTCATTTTTGCAGCTTTAACTATATCGTATACAAATTCGTCATGTCCTACACCGTTTACAACAAGTATATTTAATGTCGACATCTTTTTAATATCTTCAGGTCTCGGTCTGTAACTGTGAGAATCGTATAAATCTCCTCTAATTACAGGAATAACTTCCATTTTATCTCCGACTATATTGGAGACATAGCTGTAATAAGGCTGTAGCGTTACACCCACTTTCATTTTTCCGTAAGAAATCACACTCATAAAAATCATCGAAATTACTAATAAAACTTTTTTCATTAATTATCACCTTTCCCTTCAAATTTCTGTCTTTCGTTTTCTCCTGTATAAGGAACTATCTCTTTCCATCCAGGAAAATTTTCATCAATGGCAAATTCCACTTCATCTTTATGTATATGAGTTTTTATAAATAAAATCTTCGTATTTTCCTTGTTTTCATTATCTACAGCTACCAGAAAATTTCCACTTGTCATAACATTTTCACAAAGACCGACATAATATGTCTTTTTATTTTTATCTATTCTTTCCCAAGTGAGTTTCCCTCTTTCCTCCCACGTTATATCTTTTGTAAAAGGAGGCATCAGTTCATCTTCCAGTTGTTTTATGGTCGGTAATTCTTCATCTTTACCTTTCATTTTTATTTCACTTACAAAGTTTATCAAATCGGCATAAATACTTTCTTCAATATTTGAAAAGTCCGAATAGGAACTCACTTCATTTTCTTTTATTTTCTGTTTCGGTGCTTCTGTTTTTCGGAGTTTAATGAGTAAAGCCGCTGTTAAAATCAGTAATACAACTGTTATTATCAAAATAACATTTTCTTTCTTTGAGCTTGCAGGCTTCAGTTTTTCTGTGACTATTTTAATCACCTCTTTATACTTGTCTATAATATTTTTTTATTTATTCATATATTCATATTTATTTGATTATCAAAATAAATTGTTTTGAGTCACTAAATAATTATACCATAAATATTTTATGTGTCAAGAAAAATTGCTATATACCCTTATTTAAAGGTCTACAGCAAGTTTTTCTTTTATAATTTTTCCTTTTTCCATAACGATTATTCTGTCGGACATTTTTGAAATAACTCTCATATCATGACTTATATAAAGTAAAGAAATATTATTTTCTTTTATATGCCGGTTTATTTTATCCAGTATTTTTTCCTGATTTATCGCATCAAGAGAAGTCGTCGGCTCATCAGCTATGAGTATATCGGCTTTTCCAAGCAGCGATAAAGCGATCCCTATTCTCTGTTTCATTCCTCCCGAAAACTGATACGGATAATCTTTAATTCTTTTTTCGGCAGCACTTATATTCAAGTCTTCCAAAATTTTCACAGATTTTTTATATGCTTCCTTTTTTGATATTTTTTCTTTAAATATTAAAGTTTCCGTTATCTGATCACATATTTTCCTGTAAGGATTGAGAATATTCATAGAATCCTGTAAAATCATATTTATTTTTTCCGAAGTAAATTTTCTCATATTTTTTCTGTCAAATTTAAGCAAATCTGTTTTTCCTTTGTATAAAATCTCTCCTGTTATTTCAAAATTATTTTTAGGAAGAAGTCCTGTTAAAGACAACATCAACACACTTTTTCCCGTTCCCGAATCTCCGATAACTCCAAGCCTTTCCCCTTTTTTCAAAGTAAAAGAAATATTGTCCAGAATTTTATTATTTTTATTTTCGTTTACAGTGCTTACAACGAGATTTTTCACTTCCAAAATTATATTATCAGTCATATATAGTCCCCTGTTTTATATTATTTATTTCTCTATCGTCAAACAGCCTGTTGGATACAAATGCTATAAGAAATATCCCTAAAGACGGCCATAACAGCATCATCGGATAATCAAAAAGATATATTCTGTATTGATACAGCATCGTTCCCCAATCGGGATTATTTATATCCGATCCGAGGCCTATAAAAGTAAGCGAGGCATATTGCAGTGAAATCCCGCTCATATTGTTTCCCAGGGAAGTAAATACGGGTTTTACTATATTCGGTAAAATATGCCTGAAAATTATTCTGCCGTTTCCTGCACCGAGCATTCTTGAAGCGACAACAAATTCTTTTTTCTTTATTTCCTGAACAAGCTTTTTCGTCTGATTGTAATATCCTCCTATACTTCCTATACCTATGGAAAGCCCCGCATTTAAAGGGGTCAGACCGAACTGAGAAGTTATTACAAGAGCCAGAATAAAAGTCGGTATTATCATAAATAAATCTATTAGAAAATCGGGAATTACATTTAACGGGGAATCGGTGTATCCTGTTATCATTCCCGCAAAAATCCCCGTTACAAATGAAAATGACGAAGCAATGACGATAACTTCAAGAGTTCTCATTCCTCCTTTTAATAAAAGAGAGTAAATATCCCTTCCGAGAAAATCAGTTCCTAAAATATGTTTTCCCGACATTTTCAGAAATTTTTCGTTTAAATTGATAATACCTGTATCATATACAGGAAATAAACGGAAAATTATAATAATTAAAATTAAAGCAGATAAATATACAATATATTTTTTAGAAATTTTTTTCAAAATATACCTCATTCTTTTATATCCAAATATTTCAATATAATATTAAAAAATATTTTTACCGCAATCATCCAGATAACTACTATTAATATATACGATTGAATCACATTATAATCACGATATTTTATACTTTCTACGAGAAATGTACTTATTCCGGGAATTATAAATATAACTTCAAGAACAGCCGTTCCGCCTATCACCCACGAAAACTCCGATATTACAGCCGATATAAGTCCGTAAATTACCGGTCTTGCAGCATGTCTGAATAAAACATATTTCTCTGAAAATCCTCTGCTTATTGCAGCAAGTATATATGTTTTCGTCATCTGTTCCCTAAAATGTATTCTCACTATTCTCGAAAATTTTCCCATAAGATAAAGAGATATTATAAATATCGAAAGAAAGAAATTCGACAAATCTTTATTAAAGAAAAATGTTGTCAGCTTCCATTTTATCGAGAAGAAATATATTATGATTATCGCCAATATAAATGACGGTACTGTTTGCGACATCAAAGACAATCCTTTTGTAAATCTGTCAAAAAATCCGTTTCTTTTCAAACTTGAAAAATAACCTAAAAAAAATGATAAAAAAGCCGAAATCAAAACTCCGCCTAATCCTATTCCCAATGAATAAGGCAGTCTTGCAAGCATTTCGATTTTTATATCATTTTTTGTTATAAGGGAAGTTCCCCAATTAAATTTTATGAAATTTCCTATCCATTTCAAATACTGCTCAACAAGGGGTCTGTCGAGTCCCCATTCAGCCCTGAGATTTTTAAGATTTTCAGCAGTTACGGGAACTCCTGTAGATCTCAAATAAGTTTCTTCAGGGGATGAAGGAAGCAGTCTTATAAAGAAAAACACAATAATCGATATTACGAATAATAAACATAATATTTTGACTGTTTCTTTCAATAATTGAGTATACTTCATACTGCTTCCTCCCTGTTATATCTATTTAACCGTTAAATCAGCTCTTACTATATAATAATCCGCTCCCCAGACTTCATAATCCTTAACTTTATCAGACAATCCCACATACCATATCGGATCTACAAGGAAAAGAACAGGTCTGTCTTTTTTCAATATATTCTGTGCTTCCACAGCCAATTTTATCATTTCCTGCTGATCTCCTGTAGCATCTAATTTTTTCATAACATCTTCAAATTCTTTTGAAGCATATCCTGTGTAATTGTTACTTGCTTTAGGTCTGAAAAATTGATTTAAAGAGAATGTAGGCACTCCTGTAGATGCAGTATGTTGTGCATATAGCATTATATCAAATTTTTTACTTGCTCCCACTTCTCCTATATTTTCGGAAATTTCAGTTTTTGCATCAATTCCCATTTTTTTCAACTGTGAACTCATAACTTGCATAAGAGTTACCAAATCAGGTCTTTGAGGATAAGTTACCAATGTAAGGGAAAGAGGTTTTCCGTCTTTTTCTCTTATTCCCTGAGCATTAAGTTTCCATCCTGCTTCGTCCAACAAACTTGCAGCTTTATTTACATCACTTGACACATCCGCTTTTCCTGCGAAAGGGAAATATCCCGCAAAGAATCCTGTAGGTTTTTTACCTCCGTGCAAAGAAGCTATAAGTTCATCTCTGTTTATAGCCAAATCCAATGCTTCTCTCACTTTTACATCACTTAACGCTTTATTTGTCATGTTTACAAAAGCGAAGTACTGATATCCTACTTCCATCGGTTTCAATATATGCCCTGATTTTTGAAGAGATTCTGCAAATTCCGAAGGAATCGACACTGCAATATCAAGTTCGTTACTTTCAAATGCCAATTTTAAAGCATTAGGGTCTTTAAATTCTTTTACTGTTACATTCGGTCTTTTTTCCGCATCAGGGAAATATTTGTTAGGTACTAATTTTACTTCCGTATTCGGAGTAAGACTTTCTACAGCAAAAGGTCCTGTAAATATAAATTCACCTTTATCATTTACTTTGTAAATAACATTAGTCCATTCAGCCAAAACAGCTTTCATAATTTTTGTAGGTTTTTCGGATTTTATATTAACCGTAAATTCGTCAACAGGACTAAATTTCAATGCTCCTGCAGTTCCTCTTGCTATTGCATTTTTTTCGTTTGTTCTGTTTAACCCCTCAGAAACAGCTTTTGCATCAACTTTTGTTCCGTCTGAAAATAAAATATCATTTTTTAATTTTACTTCCCATTCATTGTCACTTTTTTGACTGATAGACTCTACAAGACGAGTATCAAGTTCACCTTTTTTATTTACAAAATAAAGGTTTTCCGATATTCCGTGAGATGTCAACGCCCATCCGGTACCTCCGTCTCCCGGATCCAGTCCTGACACAACATATCCCTGTCCGACATTTACAGTCTTAACTGTTTTAGGCTCTGAAGCTCCTTTTTTATCGCCCTCGTCTTTTCCTTTAGAACATGATATAAAAACAAGCAAAACTGCCATCATCATTAAAAGTATTTTGTTCATTTTCAATTTTAAACTCGGAGCATTTGCTCCCGAATAATTTTCCTTTTTCATTATTCCTCCTAAAATTATTTTATATTAATCCGAAAAAATCGGCTATAAGAGCCGATTCAATATACAAATATTTCATATCAAAATAAAAATCTTTAAAAGACATCCCCTAAAAATACCTATGACTTCTTTCAAAAGTTCTTTTATTCTGAATTATAATAATTTCAGTATATTGAATTTCTCCTTCCAAAAAATTCGAATATATAATTCAGGCAAGTCTTCTGACTAACTTCATCCTACTCACACCCTTCCCGAAATTTATTTCAGTGGATATTTGCTTTCGTCCGTTTCACAGCAGTGGCGGCTGTATCGGATTTTAACCGATTTCCTTATTAAGTAAAAAACACCTGAACCTTTGAATTATATTATACATTAATATTTTCTTTTGTCAATAGAAAAAACGGGAGTTTTTCTATGACTCCCGTATTCTCAATATTTATATTCTTTTTATTAATTTTACAAATATAAAACTCTATCTTAAAATTTCCTACTCTCCTGTCAAACTTCCTTTGTTTAGTTTTTTAAATCTTGAGAAGAAGAATGTTAAACCAAATGCTAATCCAAATGCAGCCAGTGAAGCGATCCAAAACGACCCTCTATTTTTGGATATTGACAAAAATGCTAAAGCTAGTCCTCCTACACCTATTCCTGCCGCTAAAACATTAAAAGCAGTACATATTACAGCTCCTACTGCAGAACCTATTAATGATGCATAAAAAGGATACATATATTTTAAGTTAGCACCAAACATTGCAGGTTCTGTAATTCCAAACCATGCCGAAACAGTCGCAGATAATGAAACAGATTCCTGTTTTTTATCTTTTTTATATAGAAAATAAGTTGCAAGTACAGCTCCTGATTGAGCTATATTTGATATAGCTATTAACGGCCATATAAATGTTCCACCCTGTGTACCTGACAATTGCAAATCCACAGCTATAAATGTATGATGCAATCCTGTTATTACTAAAGGTGCGTAAGTTGTTCCAAATATCAATGCTCCTATATATCTTAATCCCGGTGTTTTAAACAAGAATTGGAATAAATTTGTTAACCATTCTCCTAATGTTCTTGCTGCAGGTCCTATAAATAATATTGTTAAAAATCCTGTTATTACTAAAGTAGCAAAAGGAACCCAAACTAATTTTAATACTTCAGGAGTTCTTTTATCAATAAATTTTTGAATATAACACATTGCTATTCCTGCAAACATTGCAGGTAAAACTTGTGCCTGATATCCTATCATCATTATTTTGGCAAACCCTAAATTCAATATATATTTTCCTGCCTCAATTCCGAAAGGATCTTTTCCCATAGGATTTTGAGCATCTTTAAATAAATGAGCATATTTTGCAGAACCGTTAATTATAATATCTTTTAAATGTACTCCTGCATCCGACAATTCTCTACTTGAAGAAATATTTCCGTAAACATAAGCATTTAACATAACTCCTGCTACCAACATAAGTCCTAATACAATTCCCAAAGCTTCATTTCCTTTGAATTTTTTAACTGTAGACCATGTTACCAATACAGGCAACATACCAAATACTGATCCTCCTATCCAATCAGTATAAAGCTTTAAATTAGCTGCTAAAGGATAAATATCCACTAAAGATTTTCCACCTAAAGATTTCATACCTTGAGATAAAAAGTTTCCAAATCCAAGCATTAACCCTCCTGCAACTAACGCAGGTATTAACGGAACGAATATTTCAGCCAAATGTGCAACCATTCTTTGTAAGAAAGGCTGTTTAGTCATTGCAGCTTTCTTAACATCTTCTTTAGATCCCGATTCAATTCCCGACACCCCGATAAAATCTTTATAGAAGTTTCCTACATCGTTTCCGATAATAACTTGAAACTGACCGGCATTTGTAAATGTTCCTTTTACAGAATCCAATTTCTGAATATCCTTAGGACTTGCTTTTGCATC belongs to Pseudoleptotrichia goodfellowii and includes:
- a CDS encoding ABC transporter permease is translated as MKYTQLLKETVKILCLLFVISIIVFFFIRLLPSSPEETYLRSTGVPVTAENLKNLRAEWGLDRPLVEQYLKWIGNFIKFNWGTSLITKNDIKIEMLARLPYSLGIGLGGVLISAFLSFFLGYFSSLKRNGFFDRFTKGLSLMSQTVPSFILAIIIIYFFSIKWKLTTFFFNKDLSNFFLSIFIISLYLMGKFSRIVRIHFREQMTKTYILAAISRGFSEKYVLFRHAARPVIYGLISAVISEFSWVIGGTAVLEVIFIIPGISTFLVESIKYRDYNVIQSYILIVVIWMIAVKIFFNIILKYLDIKE
- a CDS encoding ABC transporter substrate-binding protein, whose amino-acid sequence is MKKENYSGANAPSLKLKMNKILLMMMAVLLVFISCSKGKDEGDKKGASEPKTVKTVNVGQGYVVSGLDPGDGGTGWALTSHGISENLYFVNKKGELDTRLVESISQKSDNEWEVKLKNDILFSDGTKVDAKAVSEGLNRTNEKNAIARGTAGALKFSPVDEFTVNIKSEKPTKIMKAVLAEWTNVIYKVNDKGEFIFTGPFAVESLTPNTEVKLVPNKYFPDAEKRPNVTVKEFKDPNALKLAFESNELDIAVSIPSEFAESLQKSGHILKPMEVGYQYFAFVNMTNKALSDVKVREALDLAINRDELIASLHGGKKPTGFFAGYFPFAGKADVSSDVNKAASLLDEAGWKLNAQGIREKDGKPLSLTLVTYPQRPDLVTLMQVMSSQLKKMGIDAKTEISENIGEVGASKKFDIMLYAQHTASTGVPTFSLNQFFRPKASNNYTGYASKEFEDVMKKLDATGDQQEMIKLAVEAQNILKKDRPVLFLVDPIWYVGLSDKVKDYEVWGADYYIVRADLTVK
- a CDS encoding PTS transporter subunit EIIC produces the protein MKSYKDEAKELLKLVGGKENVVSVTHCATRLRFALADDAKASPKDIQKLDSVKGTFTNAGQFQVIIGNDVGNFYKDFIGVSGIESGSKEDVKKAAMTKQPFLQRMVAHLAEIFVPLIPALVAGGLMLGFGNFLSQGMKSLGGKSLVDIYPLAANLKLYTDWIGGSVFGMLPVLVTWSTVKKFKGNEALGIVLGLMLVAGVMLNAYVYGNISSSRELSDAGVHLKDIIINGSAKYAHLFKDAQNPMGKDPFGIEAGKYILNLGFAKIMMIGYQAQVLPAMFAGIAMCYIQKFIDKRTPEVLKLVWVPFATLVITGFLTILFIGPAARTLGEWLTNLFQFLFKTPGLRYIGALIFGTTYAPLVITGLHHTFIAVDLQLSGTQGGTFIWPLIAISNIAQSGAVLATYFLYKKDKKQESVSLSATVSAWFGITEPAMFGANLKYMYPFYASLIGSAVGAVICTAFNVLAAGIGVGGLALAFLSISKNRGSFWIASLAAFGLAFGLTFFFSRFKKLNKGSLTGE